In Leptospira ellinghausenii, the following proteins share a genomic window:
- a CDS encoding rhomboid family intramembrane serine protease, producing the protein MFVFEKANQKFRFPIITFCLIVITLCTQFLDSNNTYAFTPQKEFGFSLFSSFFFNSSFVEWTTNAIYLYMFADNIEDVIGPLKFFFLFMFFGILTNLTYFLFHMNSIVPVVGTSGVISGFLGMYFVFFPKVKSTMVFEKIAFKDVPIYFSLSIWILIQGYLYFVELHSEIRSTYAGQVVAFFIGMILANGFVHHKYLDRLEHNLRLSTFQNKTVLCPSCNHPIPAKKYGRFHCNVCQTNFFFDRKGKKFLP; encoded by the coding sequence ATGTTTGTATTTGAAAAAGCAAATCAGAAATTTCGATTCCCAATTATCACTTTCTGCTTAATCGTCATCACTCTATGCACTCAGTTTTTAGATTCAAATAACACATATGCGTTTACTCCCCAAAAAGAATTTGGGTTTAGTTTATTCTCTTCTTTCTTTTTTAACTCTTCTTTCGTGGAATGGACAACAAATGCCATCTACTTGTACATGTTTGCTGACAATATTGAAGATGTAATCGGCCCTCTCAAGTTTTTCTTTTTATTTATGTTCTTTGGAATCCTTACAAATCTCACTTATTTTTTATTCCACATGAACTCCATCGTACCTGTAGTGGGAACTTCTGGTGTGATTTCAGGCTTTTTAGGAATGTATTTTGTCTTTTTTCCCAAAGTAAAAAGTACAATGGTATTTGAAAAAATAGCATTCAAAGATGTACCGATTTACTTTAGTTTGAGCATCTGGATTCTCATCCAAGGATACTTGTATTTTGTAGAACTTCATAGTGAAATCCGAAGTACCTATGCAGGCCAAGTAGTGGCATTTTTCATTGGAATGATCCTTGCGAATGGATTTGTCCACCATAAGTATCTGGATAGACTGGAACATAATTTACGATTATCTACATTCCAAAATAAAACAGTCCTATGTCCTTCTTGTAACCACCCGATCCCTGCCAAAAAATATGGGAGATTCCATTGTAACGTTTGCCAAACCAATTTTTTCTTTGATCGAAAAGGAAAAAAATTCCTTCCATAA
- a CDS encoding GAF domain-containing protein — MLSELTPNQYFTGGSFNADLTDDLHFHSNSQHREEIWEQTVQTIAKIPEIFATWILEYQPDTQTFHLLAFDGSKDFLFPKTISKSNLPCSNVIDSNMIFEVNLLEDDSLYRSLRISKVNNSSAIYLGYPIRSDIGTVIGVIGMVAENKFKHKFKNLKLIDVLADKLSLELIRYKNEKIISESLNTSAFVKQSLGELYRLLSNQKDDIVKICRNYLQTGTKLFGLPLGVIATKIGDGWEYSFVEGNIHGIYEGQRFSKVQFNLPNIHSSGNAKIIKNFSVETSTSVQEHLVLLGVSCLMELPLQVHNQTIGLIGFYGFGDQNIHSSEIIQRVFELMGIGLANSIEKNKIPAFSKFYHLDEKIQNP; from the coding sequence ATGCTTTCTGAATTAACTCCTAACCAATATTTCACTGGTGGTTCATTTAATGCGGACCTTACGGATGACTTACATTTTCATAGTAACTCTCAGCATAGGGAAGAGATTTGGGAACAAACTGTCCAAACAATAGCCAAAATTCCAGAAATTTTTGCGACTTGGATTTTAGAATACCAACCAGATACACAAACCTTTCACTTACTTGCTTTCGACGGTTCAAAAGATTTTCTTTTTCCAAAAACAATATCTAAGTCAAATCTCCCTTGTTCGAATGTGATCGATTCAAATATGATATTTGAAGTCAATCTATTGGAAGATGATTCGCTTTATAGATCTCTTCGTATAAGCAAGGTTAATAATTCATCTGCAATCTATTTGGGATACCCAATTCGATCGGATATCGGTACAGTGATTGGAGTCATCGGGATGGTTGCTGAAAATAAATTTAAACATAAATTTAAGAATTTAAAGCTGATTGATGTACTTGCAGATAAATTGAGTTTAGAATTAATTCGATACAAGAATGAAAAAATAATTTCAGAATCATTAAATACTTCGGCCTTTGTGAAACAATCTCTTGGCGAATTATACCGATTACTTTCCAATCAAAAAGATGATATTGTTAAAATTTGTCGGAATTATTTACAGACTGGTACTAAACTATTTGGATTACCCTTAGGGGTGATTGCAACAAAAATAGGGGATGGTTGGGAGTATAGTTTCGTAGAGGGGAATATACACGGAATCTACGAAGGGCAAAGATTTTCAAAAGTTCAATTCAATCTTCCCAACATTCATTCATCGGGTAACGCCAAGATAATCAAAAATTTCTCAGTAGAAACTTCTACATCAGTACAAGAACATTTGGTTTTACTTGGAGTTTCATGCCTAATGGAATTGCCCCTACAGGTTCATAACCAAACAATTGGATTGATTGGTTTTTATGGATTTGGTGACCAGAACATTCATTCATCTGAAATCATTCAAAGGGTATTTGAATTAATGGGAATCGGACTTGCAAATTCCATAGAAAAGAATAAGATTCCAGCTTTTTCTAAATTTTATCATTTAGATGAAAAAATTCAGAATCCATAA
- a CDS encoding LLM class flavin-dependent oxidoreductase, with amino-acid sequence MNPIPKAPAIRSEDTSVEVAWFCDLCNGDYEFLGVPDGNLRSSFEHCADIIRIADDLGYQNILLPSSYQTGQDTLTFAAAASQFTKQISLLTAIRCGEIHPPMLARTLSTLDHMLKGRLNINIISSDLPGTVRDSKTRYEISKEVIQILQQGWTRDHINFKGKHYQLDLTADPVKSYQTNGGPLLYFGGISEDARALCAEFCDVFLMWPETEEKLADTMKDLSERAVSFGRKIDFGLRIHLIVRDTEKEAKDAAKRLLSKIDIERANDIKHRALDSNSAGVLRQDELRKSADSDLFIEPMIWSGIGLARSGCGSAIVGTPEQVYEKIQRYIKMGIRAFIFSGYPLIEESKLFANKVLPKLKTVNFAEAQGRKPQGIPVTPLTIGERK; translated from the coding sequence ATGAATCCGATTCCCAAAGCACCCGCCATTCGATCCGAAGACACGTCTGTGGAAGTTGCCTGGTTTTGTGACCTATGCAATGGAGATTATGAATTTTTAGGAGTTCCTGATGGGAACTTACGTTCGAGTTTCGAACATTGTGCCGACATCATCCGCATAGCAGATGATTTGGGATATCAAAATATTCTATTACCTTCCTCTTACCAAACTGGACAAGATACTTTAACATTTGCTGCTGCAGCATCTCAGTTTACAAAACAAATTTCCCTCCTAACGGCGATTCGGTGTGGTGAAATTCATCCTCCCATGCTTGCAAGAACCCTTTCCACTTTGGACCATATGCTAAAAGGAAGGCTCAACATCAATATCATCTCTTCTGACTTACCTGGCACTGTCCGCGATTCCAAAACGAGATATGAAATCTCAAAGGAAGTGATCCAAATCTTACAACAAGGTTGGACACGGGATCACATCAACTTTAAGGGAAAACATTACCAATTGGATTTAACAGCAGATCCAGTGAAGTCATACCAAACAAATGGTGGACCCTTACTTTACTTTGGTGGGATTTCAGAAGATGCACGAGCGTTATGTGCTGAGTTTTGTGATGTGTTTTTGATGTGGCCTGAAACGGAAGAAAAACTCGCTGACACAATGAAAGACTTAAGTGAGCGTGCAGTTAGTTTTGGGCGCAAAATCGATTTTGGTCTACGGATCCATTTGATTGTGAGGGACACTGAAAAGGAAGCAAAAGACGCCGCAAAACGTTTGTTATCAAAAATAGATATCGAGAGAGCAAATGATATCAAACATAGAGCACTGGATTCTAATTCCGCAGGTGTTTTACGCCAAGATGAATTACGTAAGTCTGCAGATTCTGATTTGTTCATCGAACCTATGATTTGGTCAGGGATAGGACTTGCACGATCTGGTTGTGGTTCTGCGATTGTGGGAACACCTGAACAAGTGTATGAAAAAATCCAAAGGTACATCAAAATGGGAATCCGCGCATTTATTTTTTCTGGTTATCCACTCATTGAGGAATCAAAACTATTCGCAAACAAAGTGTTACCAAAATTAAAAACAGTGAATTTTGCAGAGGCACAAGGAAGGAAACCCCAAGGTATTCCTGTCACACCTCTGACAATAGGAGAAAGAAAATAA
- a CDS encoding SRPBCC family protein, giving the protein MNSKQNVVKMIRKGDTEVVFQRYFDAPRELVFDCHTKPELMRRWLIGPEGMVLDTCEQDLRVGGKYLYLYADEKGNKSGVYGTFREVVVPETLSNTENYIMDMETFDANAPEDPNATFESRTFTTEGKRTLMTHLCRYASPDICKMMVESGAADGMAECYLELDRLLGEMG; this is encoded by the coding sequence ATGAATTCAAAACAAAATGTAGTGAAGATGATTCGGAAAGGTGACACTGAGGTTGTGTTTCAAAGGTATTTCGATGCACCGAGAGAATTGGTTTTTGATTGTCACACCAAACCTGAGTTAATGAGAAGATGGCTCATTGGACCAGAAGGTATGGTCCTCGATACTTGTGAACAAGACCTACGAGTTGGTGGGAAATACCTTTACTTGTATGCAGATGAGAAGGGAAATAAATCAGGTGTGTATGGAACTTTTCGCGAAGTTGTTGTTCCAGAAACACTCTCCAACACAGAAAATTACATTATGGACATGGAAACATTCGATGCAAATGCTCCCGAAGATCCAAATGCAACATTTGAATCACGCACATTCACAACAGAAGGAAAACGGACTCTTATGACACATCTATGTCGGTACGCTTCACCTGATATTTGTAAGATGATGGTTGAGTCGGGTGCAGCAGATGGGATGGCGGAATGTTATTTGGAACTAGATCGATTGCTTGGTGAAATGGGTTAG
- a CDS encoding NADP-dependent isocitrate dehydrogenase, with protein sequence MGKIKVKTPLVELDGDEMTRIIWKEIKDRFIHPYLDITLEYYDLGVEYRDKTDDQVTVDSANAIKKHGVGVKCATITPNADRVKEYNLKQEWKSPNGTIRAILDGTVFRKPIIIKNIPAAVNSWKKPIAIGRHAYGDIYRDVEILVDGPGKVELVYTDASGKEKQRLLVNEFKGAGVALAMHNLDESIKSFAKACFTYALSEKISIWFATKDTISKKYHARFRDIFDTMAKEQESAMKAAGITYSYYLIDDAVAQIMKNEGGQLWALMNYDGDVMSDMVASGFGSLGLMTSVLVSPDGKYEYEAAHGTVTRHYRKYQKGETTSTNSVASIFAWTGAIAKRGELDGTPDVVNFAHKLEEAIIETIEGGEMTKDLLSLSTAAKKTELDTFQFMEAVQKRLDAKLK encoded by the coding sequence ATGGGAAAAATTAAAGTAAAAACACCGTTAGTCGAGTTAGACGGCGATGAAATGACAAGAATCATCTGGAAAGAAATCAAAGATCGTTTCATTCACCCTTACTTAGATATTACATTAGAGTATTATGATCTCGGTGTAGAATATCGCGATAAAACGGATGACCAAGTAACTGTTGATTCTGCTAATGCGATCAAAAAACACGGTGTTGGTGTGAAGTGTGCGACAATCACTCCAAATGCTGACCGGGTAAAAGAATACAATTTAAAACAAGAGTGGAAATCACCTAACGGAACAATTCGTGCGATTTTAGATGGAACTGTATTTCGTAAACCAATCATTATCAAAAACATTCCAGCGGCAGTTAATTCTTGGAAAAAACCAATTGCGATTGGTCGCCATGCATACGGTGACATCTATCGTGACGTAGAGATTCTTGTAGATGGTCCAGGAAAAGTAGAACTCGTTTATACAGACGCATCTGGAAAAGAAAAACAAAGACTGCTAGTAAATGAATTTAAAGGTGCAGGTGTTGCGCTTGCGATGCATAACTTGGATGAGTCTATTAAGTCTTTTGCAAAAGCATGTTTCACATATGCGTTGTCTGAAAAAATCAGCATCTGGTTTGCGACAAAAGATACCATTTCAAAAAAATACCATGCTCGATTCCGTGATATTTTTGATACAATGGCAAAAGAACAAGAATCGGCAATGAAAGCTGCAGGTATCACTTACAGCTATTACCTCATTGATGATGCGGTTGCACAAATCATGAAAAACGAAGGTGGTCAACTTTGGGCTCTCATGAACTATGACGGCGACGTGATGAGTGATATGGTTGCTTCTGGTTTTGGTTCTCTTGGACTTATGACTTCTGTTCTTGTATCTCCAGATGGAAAATACGAATATGAAGCAGCTCACGGAACTGTGACACGTCACTACCGTAAGTACCAAAAAGGGGAAACTACTTCTACAAACTCAGTAGCATCTATTTTTGCTTGGACTGGTGCCATTGCAAAACGTGGAGAACTAGACGGAACTCCTGATGTAGTGAATTTTGCTCATAAGTTAGAAGAAGCTATCATCGAAACAATTGAAGGCGGAGAAATGACAAAAGATCTACTTTCCCTTTCAACAGCAGCAAAGAAAACAGAATTGGATACTTTCCAATTCATGGAAGCTGTACAAAAACGTTTGGATGCTAAACTCAAATAA
- a CDS encoding SDR family oxidoreductase: MNQSKEKIALVTGANRGIGKQVSIDLAKQGIYVLIASRNVSDAEDTLKQVKSVGKGEIISLDVSKEQSINEVYDIITGSFGRLDILVNNAGIFTDPGSFFETTSEDLHRTLMVNLFGPFRLIQVFLPMMVQNNYGRIVNVSSGMGQLSDMGGGYPAYRISKTAINALTNLSSTEGVGKNIKINSVCPGWVKTDMGGTNATRSVEKGAETIVWAATLPDNGPTGKFFRDKKEIPW; encoded by the coding sequence ATGAACCAGAGTAAAGAAAAAATTGCACTTGTGACAGGTGCCAACAGAGGGATTGGGAAACAAGTTTCCATTGATTTGGCAAAACAAGGGATTTATGTTCTCATTGCTTCCAGAAATGTTTCTGATGCAGAAGATACTTTAAAACAAGTAAAGTCGGTGGGTAAAGGAGAGATCATCTCTCTCGATGTTTCCAAAGAACAGAGTATCAATGAAGTTTACGATATCATCACTGGGAGTTTTGGTCGTCTGGATATTTTAGTTAACAATGCTGGAATATTTACAGACCCAGGTTCTTTTTTTGAAACCACTTCGGAAGACTTACACCGCACCTTAATGGTAAATCTATTTGGACCATTTCGTTTGATCCAAGTTTTTTTACCGATGATGGTCCAAAACAACTATGGTCGTATAGTCAATGTTAGCTCCGGGATGGGGCAACTTTCCGATATGGGTGGCGGTTATCCAGCGTATCGGATTTCCAAAACGGCCATCAATGCTTTGACAAACCTTTCCAGTACAGAAGGTGTTGGAAAAAATATCAAAATCAATTCCGTATGCCCTGGTTGGGTGAAAACCGATATGGGTGGAACAAATGCAACAAGGTCAGTGGAAAAAGGTGCTGAAACCATAGTATGGGCAGCAACTCTTCCTGATAACGGTCCAACAGGGAAATTCTTTCGGGACAAAAAGGAGATCCCTTGGTAG
- a CDS encoding SLC5 family protein, which yields MITTIDILFFGFTFLLVLGIGMVAGRKESSSKDYFLGGRSLPWWGIAGSLFGTNISANHLVGMLGIGFSVGFAQSHYEFGSIPAIVLLAFVFLPLFRRKKFFTLSQFLQEKFGKETAKIYSAISLILITIQLTGALYIGARSFLPFLQNLGMSVTYTELVIWIAFTSTIYTWFGGLKSVVYTDVIQTFLILASGLVLAYLSITRPEVGGLLELFAKEESRMDGLSKMNLYLPPNHPTLPWTGALSGLFLLHTFYWNTNQYVVQRTLGGKSLREARYGILVGGLLKLTVPFFSILTGIAAYQIWSSLGETTNIAPDEAFSKLVVLVVPVGYGLIGVILAGLLGAIFSSIDSMLHSAATLFTIDFYKPLFEKKGGSLSDERQMKSGRIFLLLFSFLVTVFANVLIDPNSKKNFFIELSNQSSHFTPALLVVFLFGIFNVKINAKAICGTILLTPFLSLLSPYLYTNYAPDFIKLTFGEELNFLHRVFLIFHFAFFVLVIAAFLQYKENPKDNSLQGLIQFNPFNQNPKKQNQHFFLICLSLFAILFFLIIFLRVQCPNSKFLIAVFGFLLFILFSLILTYRKKSTKQTFISVFRKRDEWLYGILLGFTFFFYLWF from the coding sequence ATGATCACAACAATTGATATCCTTTTCTTTGGGTTTACCTTCCTACTTGTGCTTGGGATTGGAATGGTTGCAGGTAGAAAAGAATCCTCATCAAAGGACTATTTTCTTGGAGGAAGAAGCCTTCCCTGGTGGGGGATTGCGGGTTCTCTCTTTGGCACGAATATTTCGGCAAACCATTTAGTAGGAATGCTCGGCATAGGTTTTTCAGTGGGGTTTGCACAAAGCCATTATGAATTCGGATCCATCCCAGCAATTGTACTTTTGGCATTTGTATTTTTACCCCTATTCCGAAGAAAAAAGTTTTTTACTCTCTCCCAATTTTTACAGGAAAAGTTTGGAAAAGAAACAGCAAAAATCTACTCCGCTATCTCGCTGATTCTCATTACCATCCAACTGACTGGTGCTTTGTACATCGGAGCCCGCAGTTTTTTACCATTTTTGCAAAACCTTGGTATGTCGGTTACCTACACTGAACTTGTCATTTGGATTGCATTTACCTCTACTATCTACACTTGGTTTGGTGGATTAAAATCGGTAGTATACACAGATGTGATCCAAACCTTTTTAATTTTAGCTTCGGGACTTGTACTCGCCTATCTTTCGATTACAAGACCCGAAGTTGGTGGGTTACTAGAACTTTTTGCAAAAGAAGAAAGTAGGATGGACGGACTGAGTAAAATGAATTTATACTTACCTCCAAACCACCCTACACTTCCTTGGACCGGAGCACTGAGCGGACTATTTTTATTACATACATTTTATTGGAATACAAATCAATACGTCGTACAAAGGACATTAGGTGGAAAATCGCTGAGAGAAGCGCGTTATGGGATTTTAGTGGGTGGACTATTAAAGCTCACAGTCCCTTTTTTTTCGATCTTAACCGGGATTGCTGCGTATCAAATTTGGTCTTCCCTTGGGGAAACGACAAATATAGCTCCTGATGAAGCTTTTTCCAAATTAGTCGTATTAGTTGTTCCGGTTGGTTACGGACTCATCGGAGTCATCCTGGCAGGATTATTGGGAGCTATCTTTTCAAGTATTGATTCCATGTTACATTCAGCGGCTACATTATTCACAATTGATTTTTACAAACCACTCTTTGAAAAAAAAGGGGGATCACTTTCTGATGAGAGGCAAATGAAATCAGGGAGAATTTTTCTCTTGTTATTTTCTTTTTTGGTAACAGTGTTTGCAAACGTTCTCATTGACCCAAATTCAAAGAAAAATTTCTTTATTGAGTTATCCAATCAAAGTTCTCACTTCACACCTGCTCTACTTGTTGTTTTTTTATTCGGAATTTTTAATGTTAAAATCAATGCCAAAGCCATCTGCGGGACAATCCTTCTCACTCCTTTCCTTTCCCTTTTAAGTCCTTACTTATACACAAACTATGCACCAGACTTCATTAAACTCACATTTGGCGAAGAATTAAATTTTTTACACCGAGTCTTTCTGATCTTTCACTTTGCCTTTTTTGTACTAGTTATAGCCGCATTCCTTCAATACAAAGAGAATCCTAAAGACAATTCACTCCAAGGACTGATTCAGTTCAATCCATTCAACCAAAACCCAAAAAAACAAAATCAGCATTTCTTTTTGATTTGTCTTTCCCTCTTTGCCATCCTATTTTTTCTCATTATTTTTTTACGTGTCCAATGCCCAAATTCAAAATTCCTAATTGCGGTATTTGGATTTTTACTATTTATCCTCTTTTCTTTAATACTTACCTATCGCAAAAAATCAACGAAACAAACCTTTATTTCTGTATTTCGCAAACGAGATGAATGGTTGTATGGGATTTTATTAGGTTTCACATTCTTCTTTTATTTATGGTTCTAA
- a CDS encoding adenylate/guanylate cyclase domain-containing protein: MTNESKSLLDSFMDWYLVELPKIDSPAVLFHSYIQYLQSLGFDIMRGNMGTKTLHPQVETLAYLWAPNSQKELFDVQVNSLFHSSLLYEFPDSSIRVTKFRLGSIQSSQFTASPIHYVLTAKKTYYYQFDSENKGDYPYPILEELAPLGGTGYLAVPVIQKGNSYAFLSLLTKKPNGFDEREVDFLTKSLNLIALKWWTFIQSELTESLLSIYLGKRTGSTVYSGKIYLGELENIQSVIWFSDIRNYSGISETLPPEEVIKLLNDYFGVAIPQIERFGGEVLKLLGDGVLAVFPYNGKNKLVVGKKVLLAVRKLGELLAQLNQEREKEGKISIHHGVGLHSGEILYGNIGSMDRLDFTVIGEAVNLTSRIAGMCGELGKAVLASENLAKQIPVRWEELGEHKLKGISSPKKIYAISEKKKSVRESN; encoded by the coding sequence ATGACAAACGAATCTAAGTCTTTACTCGATAGTTTTATGGATTGGTATTTGGTAGAACTTCCCAAAATTGATTCTCCAGCTGTTTTATTCCATTCGTATATTCAATACTTACAATCTTTAGGTTTTGATATCATGAGAGGGAATATGGGAACAAAAACTTTACACCCCCAAGTAGAGACGTTAGCTTATCTTTGGGCACCAAATTCTCAAAAAGAACTATTTGATGTTCAGGTGAATTCATTATTCCATTCAAGTTTACTTTACGAATTTCCAGATTCTTCCATTCGGGTCACCAAATTTAGATTAGGTTCTATACAGTCTTCGCAATTTACTGCAAGTCCTATACATTATGTTTTAACTGCCAAAAAAACATATTATTATCAGTTTGATTCTGAGAATAAAGGCGATTACCCTTATCCCATATTGGAAGAATTAGCACCTTTAGGTGGAACTGGGTATTTGGCAGTACCTGTCATCCAAAAAGGGAATAGTTATGCATTTTTAAGTTTATTAACGAAAAAACCGAATGGATTTGATGAAAGAGAAGTGGATTTTTTAACAAAATCATTAAACCTGATTGCGTTGAAGTGGTGGACATTTATCCAATCAGAACTCACAGAATCCTTACTCAGTATTTATTTGGGGAAAAGAACTGGTTCAACAGTATACTCTGGCAAAATTTATTTAGGTGAGTTGGAGAATATCCAATCAGTAATTTGGTTTTCAGATATTCGAAATTATTCTGGCATAAGTGAAACCCTTCCACCTGAAGAAGTTATCAAGTTATTAAATGATTATTTTGGTGTTGCGATTCCTCAAATTGAAAGATTTGGGGGAGAAGTTTTGAAGTTGTTAGGGGACGGTGTCCTTGCTGTATTCCCATACAACGGGAAAAACAAATTGGTTGTAGGTAAAAAAGTTTTACTCGCTGTACGTAAGTTAGGTGAACTGTTGGCCCAATTAAACCAAGAAAGAGAAAAAGAAGGTAAAATTTCAATCCATCACGGTGTAGGTTTGCATTCTGGTGAAATATTGTATGGGAATATCGGATCTATGGACCGTTTGGATTTTACTGTGATAGGAGAAGCTGTTAATTTGACGAGTCGAATAGCTGGAATGTGTGGTGAGTTAGGAAAAGCAGTTCTTGCCTCCGAAAACTTAGCGAAACAAATTCCAGTTCGGTGGGAAGAATTAGGCGAACATAAATTGAAAGGAATTAGCTCTCCAAAAAAAATCTATGCGATTTCGGAGAAGAAAAAATCAGTTCGTGAATCAAACTAA
- a CDS encoding YiiX family permuted papain-like enzyme, whose translation MNLKLSYVLILFISFTHIVAKPIEISKLEEGDIIFHESKSEQATAIKLATKSRYTHVGIIFKYGNNFKVLEAVEPVKITDLQKFIQRGTNHHYVIKRIRNASSTLTAETIQKMKEYGRFFVGKHYDLYFEWSDDRIYCTELVWKLYEKYTGLKLGELKTLRDFDLSSKQVQTLMKKRYGKSIPYAEPVISSVDMFQSKELVTVME comes from the coding sequence ATGAATTTGAAACTTAGTTATGTATTGATTCTTTTTATCTCTTTTACACACATCGTTGCAAAACCAATTGAAATTTCCAAATTAGAAGAAGGAGATATCATCTTTCATGAATCCAAATCAGAACAAGCAACTGCCATCAAACTGGCAACGAAATCAAGATACACCCACGTAGGTATCATTTTCAAGTATGGAAATAATTTTAAAGTATTAGAAGCTGTTGAACCTGTCAAAATCACTGACCTGCAAAAATTCATCCAAAGAGGAACAAACCACCATTATGTGATCAAACGTATCCGTAATGCAAGCTCAACACTGACAGCGGAGACCATTCAAAAAATGAAAGAATATGGTAGATTCTTTGTTGGGAAACATTATGATCTCTACTTTGAGTGGTCAGATGATCGGATTTATTGTACGGAACTGGTTTGGAAACTGTATGAGAAGTATACAGGCTTAAAACTTGGAGAGCTAAAAACGTTACGAGACTTTGATTTATCTTCTAAACAGGTTCAAACTCTTATGAAAAAAAGATATGGGAAAAGCATTCCTTATGCAGAACCTGTTATCTCCTCAGTTGATATGTTCCAATCAAAGGAATTGGTCACCGTGATGGAGTGA
- a CDS encoding ArsR/SmtB family transcription factor, whose translation MQTLDATFSALADPTRRAILMHLAKKDLTVMELTKPFQMSQPAISKHLKILEEAGLITTTRRAQERPRRLQTAPLKEAVDWMEKYRQIWEKRYQALDGLLEELQNIQPKGVRKK comes from the coding sequence ATGCAAACTCTGGACGCAACATTTTCCGCACTGGCTGACCCCACAAGAAGGGCCATTTTAATGCATCTGGCAAAAAAAGACCTAACGGTGATGGAACTCACGAAACCGTTTCAAATGAGCCAACCAGCCATTTCGAAACACCTAAAGATATTAGAAGAAGCTGGACTCATTACAACAACAAGAAGGGCTCAGGAAAGGCCACGTAGGTTACAAACTGCTCCTCTCAAAGAAGCTGTGGATTGGATGGAAAAATACCGCCAGATATGGGAAAAACGATACCAGGCTCTCGATGGGTTATTGGAAGAACTACAAAACATACAACCGAAAGGGGTGAGAAAAAAATGA
- a CDS encoding aldo/keto reductase, with protein MVPQIHFPKHNLSISRLVYGIWRLHEDKHGFGEDRIYEKINLCLELGIDTFDHADIYGDFENEEHFGKVLKKYPNLKNKIKIITKCGIQVPGAKYPTKHYNTSKEHLRYSVERSLRKLQVDSLDVLLIHRPDPLMDPTEMAEVFDSLALEGKVKHFGVSNFTPSQFRMVQSKCKRPLFTNQVEFHLYHTEPMFDGTFDQMIESGIHPMVWSPTAGGKVFSPKTETEIKTSQKLLEIAKRYGASVDQILYSWFLNHPAGLVPILGTNDLERIESAANCFSYPLKRVEWFSILEVARGKEVA; from the coding sequence ATGGTTCCACAAATTCATTTTCCCAAACATAATTTATCCATTTCTCGTTTGGTGTATGGGATTTGGAGGTTACATGAAGACAAACATGGATTTGGTGAAGATCGAATTTATGAAAAAATCAATTTATGTTTGGAACTTGGGATCGATACATTCGACCATGCAGATATTTATGGAGATTTTGAAAATGAAGAACATTTTGGAAAGGTCCTAAAAAAATACCCAAACTTAAAAAACAAAATCAAAATCATCACAAAGTGTGGGATACAAGTTCCAGGTGCCAAATATCCAACAAAACATTATAATACATCGAAAGAACATTTACGGTATTCGGTGGAACGATCTTTGCGCAAACTGCAAGTGGATTCTTTGGATGTACTACTCATTCACAGACCCGACCCACTCATGGATCCAACTGAAATGGCAGAGGTTTTTGATTCTCTGGCTCTGGAAGGTAAGGTCAAACATTTTGGAGTCTCCAATTTTACTCCGTCACAATTCCGAATGGTCCAATCGAAATGCAAACGCCCTCTTTTCACAAACCAGGTGGAGTTTCATTTATATCACACCGAACCTATGTTTGATGGAACCTTTGACCAAATGATCGAATCTGGTATCCATCCTATGGTATGGTCTCCTACCGCTGGTGGAAAGGTATTCTCACCGAAAACGGAGACGGAAATCAAAACCTCTCAGAAATTACTTGAGATCGCAAAAAGATATGGAGCAAGTGTTGATCAAATTCTTTATTCTTGGTTTCTGAATCACCCTGCAGGACTGGTTCCCATTTTAGGTACCAATGATTTGGAACGAATTGAGTCGGCAGCAAACTGTTTTTCTTATCCTCTCAAAAGAGTTGAGTGGTTTTCCATTTTAGAAGTGGCACGAGGTAAGGAAGTCGCTTAA